Genomic DNA from Paenibacillus sp. KS-LC4:
ACAGCTATATGACCCGCAAATATGATTCCGTCCAGTCCATGATGGTGGATGTATACCGCAATGAGCCGCTATCGCTGAATTTATCTTATTTTTTGCAAAACCCGTTTGATGACTATATGAAATTCAGGCTCGATCAAAATATAGATGAGACGAGTGCGAGTCTGCCGAAGGGGCTCGACTATTTTGACAATAAGCTGGAGGACGATCCTGATATCGAAAATTTGCTGCTGTACAGCTCGAATCGGCAGTTTCTATATGTATATAAGAAAAATCATGTCACGAAGCTCATTTCGTCCAACGCCTCGCGTTCCTACATTCCCGATGCAATGGCTCAGGAGGATACCCGCGTATCGGTTCCGAATATTTGGGTGCGGCGCGCCATTGAGCAGCACGATCCGGAGCTGTATGCTTTTCGGCTTCCGATTAATGACAAGCAGACGCTTAAAGGGCTGGGCCAATTGCTCGTTTACTTCAAATCGGAAAATATTGCGCAGGTGCTGAAAAATTATGAGGGTCAGCTTAAAGGCTACATTGTCGTGCTGAATCCGGCAGGGGAGGTGCTGTTTGACTCCTCGGACAAGTATTATGGACAAATGTATCCGTATATGGATCAGCTTGACACGCTTTATGGAACGGCAATGCTGGAGCAGGAGTCCTATGTCACGACGCTGACGCAAAATCAGGCGGGCTTTATCGTCGTCGGCGTAGCGCCGAAGGCGGAGGTCGCAGCAGCAGCCCAAGGGCTGAAGCAGATGATTATGCTGATCAGCGCGCTGTGCATTGCCGTCGTGCTGCTGGTGCCGACGCTCGCCGTCGTCAATTTTGCCAAACGGACGAATAAAATTATTCGCTTTATGCGCAAGGTGGAGAGCGGTGAGCTGGGCGCGCGCATTCAAGATGACAGGGGCGATGAGCTGGGGCAAATTGCGCGCAGCTTTAATGATATGCTCGATGAGCTAAGCCGCCATATCGACACAGTATATAAGGCGGAAATCAAGCAAAAGCATACGGAGCTTGCGGCTTTGCAGGCGAGGGTTAATCCGCATTTTCTATACAATACGCTGGAGGTTATTCGCATGCGGGCCGTCTCGCAGGGGGCGAAGGATGTTGGCGAAATGATTTACAGCCTGTCGGTGCTGTTCAAAAGCTTTGTTCAGCCGAAGGGGAGCAATACGCTTAAGGATGAGCTGGAAACGGCGCGGCTGTATTTAGAGCTGTTTCGCATTCGTTATAAGGACAGGCTTGCCTATGCTATCTTTTGCGAGGAAGGGCTTGGCGACAAGCAGGTGATGCGGATGGCGCTCCAGCCGCTTATTGAAAATTACGTGGTGCATGGCTTGCGGCCCCGCAGCATGGACAACGAAGTTCAAGTGGACGTGCGGCGCAAGGAGGAGCGGATTTGGGTGACGATTGCCGATAACGGCAGCGGCATCAGCAGCAAGCAGCTGGAGGAAATCCGGCAAAGACTGGCACTGCCAGAGGAAGCTGGAGGCGATTCCTTCGGACTTAGAAGCGTGCATGAGCGGCTGCAATTGCTATACGGAAGCGAATATGGGCTCGATATCGACAGCAAAGAGGGAGAGGGGACGACGGTCACGCTGTCCTTTCCCTATGACAAGGAGGCAGAGCATGTATAGAGTATTCATCGTGGATGATGAGCCATTTATTATTGATGGACTATATGACATTATTGACTGGTCGGCCTTTGGCCTAGAAATCGTCGGCAGCGCGGAAAATGGTCAGGAAGCGCTGGCCGCTTTGATGGATTTACCCGCTGATATATTATTGACCGATATTTCGATGCCGACGATGGATGGCCTCACGCTTATTCGGGAAGTGCGTAAATTTCGCCCGGATCTCAAAATGATTATTTTAAGCGGCTATAGCGAGTTCAATTATATAAAAGAGGGCTTAAAGCTTGGCGTCGAAAACTACTTGCTCAAGCCGATTAATCTTGACGAGCTGCAGGAAACGCTCGCGGGCACGATTGACAAGCTGAACGCCAGCAAGGCGGACCGACTGTTCAGCGAATACGATATTCGTATTTTGCGCGATAATATATTGTACCGCTGGCTGACAGGGCGCATTGCGCCAAATGAGCTGCAGGAGCGAATGGAGCTGCTTCAGCTAAGTCTCGACCGACCGTATGTCGTTACCGCTGTCATACGTACGGATGAGCCGTCATCACCAGCCTACGAGGCTGCTCAGCGCTTAGCGCTGCAAGACTCGTCGATGCTGCCGTTTGTCGATATTGATGGCGATTTGGTCATCGTATTTATGCTTGATGAGCCTGAGGAGGGCAAGCGTAAGGCGATAGAAAAGCTGCGAGGTATGCAGCCGAAGCTGGCGAGGCGCGTCATGCGGCTCTCCATCGGCAGCGCCGAGGCAATGGGGGAAGCAGCGCCGCGCAGCTATGCGAATGCGAAGAAGGCGCAGGAATATTTTCTGCTGCATGATGATCTCGAAATATTAGATTATGATCTGCTTGTGCAGGGAGAGGCGTCAGGGACGGCAAACGAGGCTGCTGCCCCGCTCGATTGGCCCTCCTTTGCGAGGCTGATTAAAGCGAGGGATATAGAGAAGCTCCATGAAGCGATTGAGGCGGAGTTCGAGCGCTGTCATGCAAGGGAAGGCATTACACCTGCCTTCATACAAAGCATGGCGATTGAGCTGATGATTCGCTTCAAGATGGAGCTGAGGGAGATCAAGCAGACCGATCAGCCGGAGCTGTATGAGGCGGGCTTCGCCAAAATTATGCAGCTTGCTTCGATTGACGGACTGATGGCGGTTGTGAAGGAAGCAGCAGCCTTGACGGTGGAATCGCTGCTGCGGGATGTGAAAAGCCCGATCATTCAATTGGTGCTGAGCGAGGTGCATGAGCACTATGCCCAGCCGTTGTCGCTTAAGCTGCTCGGTCAGCAATATCATATTCATCCGGTTTATCTCGGCCATCTGTTCCAGAAGGAGACGAATGAAACCTTTACGGAATATATAAATAAATACCGCATCGGCAAAGCACAGCAGCTGCTAAAGGAAACGCAGCTTAAGGTGCAGGAAATTGCGGCAACCGTCGGCTACTGGGAGACAGGCTATTTTTACAAACAATTTAAAAAATACGTCGGAATTTCCCCGACTGAATACAAGGGACTACTCTAATCACAGGATGGAGTAGTTTTTTCTTTAATTTGTACATCATACCTTTAGTTTGTGGTCTATATGAAAATAGCTGCATCCGTTAATTTTAAACATAGAGTACAGAACATAGATTGGGGAGGAAAAAAAATGAGTAACAAGAGAAAAAGATTTATGCCGCTGCTTGCCTTGCTGATGGTTGCATCGCTTGTGCTGGGCGCTTGCGGAAGTAAAAATGAAAGCGGCGGTGAAGCGGGAACAGCCGAAAAACCGGTTGAGCTTATCTGGTACACCATTGGTACACCGCAAAAAGATGTAGATAAAGTGATGGCCGAGGTGAGCAAATACACGGCGGAGAAAATTGGCGTTACGATTAAAATGAATATGGTGGACTGGGGCGATTACGCTCAGAAGCTGCAAGTGATGACAGCATCCGGCGATCCGGTTGACATTATGTTTACAGCTTCATGGGCATTCGATTATGTGCAAAATGCAAGAAAAGGCGCTTTCCTGCAAATCGACGATTTGCTGAAGGAAAAAGGCCAAGGCATCGTTAGCGCACTGGACCCGGCTTTCCTTGAAGGCTCCAAGGTCGATGGCCATAACTACGGCATTCCAGCCAATAAAGAATTGCCGGCGCAAGAGGTATGGCGCTTCAACAAGCAGTTGCTCGACAAGTACGGCCTAGACATTTCAGGAGTAAACACGCTAGAGAGCTTGGAGCCGCTGCTGAAAACGATTAAAGAAAATGAGCCGGACGTATACGCGCTTGCGGTAGACAAAAACCAAATGCCGTATGTGAAATACGACTACATTATTGAGAAGCTGCCAATGGCGGTTGCGCTCGATACAACAGACTACAAAATCGTAAACGTGCTTGATACGCCTGAGATGAAGCAAATTCTCGGCACGATGCACAAATATTACAAAGCAGGCTACATTCCGACGGAAGCCGCAACGATGGATTCCATGACGGATGCGCAAACGACGGGCAAATGGTTTGCGGACCGTGCGACCTCGCAGCCATTCGCGGACAATCTATGGTCGGCGAGCTACGGCTACCCAGTTGTATCGACGCCAGCGAGCGATGCTCTCATTTACAACTGGTCGGTCATGGGCTCGATGCAGGCCATTTCCGCTAACTCCGCTTATCCAGAAAAAGCGATGGAGTTTCTGAACCTGCTGAATACGGACCCTGTCCTGCGCAATATGATTGATTCGGGTATTGAAGGCGTGCATTACAAAAAGGTAAGCGACACCGTTATGGAAAATCTCGACGAGTCGAAAAACTACGATATGCCAACCTTCTCGCTTGGCAATCTGATGATTACGTATTTGAATACGACAGACCCGGCGAACAAATGGGAAGAGTTCAAGAAGTTTAATGATGCGGGTACAGTAGCGCCGCTGCTGGGCTTCAACTTCGATACTTCGAAGGTGACAACAGAAATTGCTTCTGTACAAAACGTAAAAGAAGAGTACTGGGCCGCTCTAATGACCGGTACGGTTGACCCTGAAGTTTATTTGCCGCGTGCCAATGAGAAGTTTAAAGCGGCAGGCCTGGATAAAATTATTGAGGAAGCGCAGCGCCAGCTTGATGAGTGGAGAGCCGCGAACGGCAAGTAAAGCGGAAGGCGTGGGGCGAATGATCGTATTCGCTTCATGCCTTCTCTCATTAATTCGACTGCGAAGAGGTGAAGAAAGTGGGAGCTATAGGACGTTTTTTCAAGGATATGAACAAAAATACTGCCATGCTGCTAATGGTGCTTCCAGCTACAGCCTGGTTTATTCTATTTTCCTACCTGCCGATGGCGGGCATGATTATTGCCTTCAAGGAATACCGCTACAGCCGCAATGGCTTTCTGGCCAGCATTATGGAAAGCAAATGGGTAGGCTTTCAAAACTTCAAGTTTCTGTTCAGTACGAATGATGCCTATATCATTACTCGCAATACGGTGCTGTACAATGTTGTGTTTATCGTGCTGGGCCTTGTCATTGCAGTAGCAATGGCGATTATGCTTGCCGAAATTACGAACAAGCGCCTTGCCAAGCTTTATCAAACGGGGATGTTTCTGCCTTATTTTCTATCGTGGGTTATCGTGGGCTACTTCGTCTACAGCTTCTTGAGCTTGGATAGAGGCGTGTTCAACCAAATTGCGGAGATGCTGGGCATGGACCCGGTCAACTGGTATTCGAGCCCTGGCTATTGGCCGGTTATGATCGTCGTCGTCTTCCTATGGAAATCGGTCGGCTATAATAGCGTCATTTATTTGGCCGCTATTATGGGCATCGACAAGTCGCTTTATGAAGCGGCAATGATTGACGGCGCAAACAAATGGCAGCAAATCCGCAATGTAACGCTTCCGATGCTGATGCCGCTCATGACGATTTTGACGCTGCTGGCGATCGGGAAAATTTTCTATGCCGACTTTGGCCTCTTCTTCCAAGTGCCGCGCGATTCGGGTACGCTCTATAGCGTGACGAACGTTATTGATACTTACGTTTATCGCGGGCTTAAATCCACGGGTGAGATCGGCATGACGACGGCTGCGGGCTTGTACCAGTCGATTATCGGCTTCATTCTGGTTATTACATCCAATGGTATCGTACGCAAGTTTAATAAGGACAACGCATTGTTTTAGGACGGGCGTCAGCAGGCTTGCTCAACATGTACGAAGAACAGAAGTCCAAAACAAAAGGGGGAAACGGCTGTGTCTGTTGGAACGATTAAGAGCCGTGATTTTCATAAGCTCTCGCCAGCGTGGAATTTTATTTTTCATGCCGTGGCTGGTATATTTGCCTTATTATGCGTCTTTCCATTTCTGTTTGTAACGATTATTTCCTTCACGGATGAGGCGACGCTCGCCAGCAATGGCTATCAGATCATTCCAGAAAAATGGAGCCTGGAGGCGTACCGCTATTTATTCAAGGCGGGCGACCAGCTGTTGCGTTCGTATGGCGTCACGATTACGATTACAATAGTCGGCACAATTATCGGTGTCGTATGCTCCGCCTTGTTCGCTTATGCGATTTCGCGCCGCAATTTTAAGTATCGCAACTTTTTCGCCTTTTTTGCCTTCTTCACGATGCTGTTTAATGGCGGTCTCGTTCCGACGTATATCGTCATGACACAGCTGCTAGGGCTGAAGGATTCCTTGTGGGCACTTATTTTGCCGCTAGCGGTTAATGCTTTCTACATTATGATTTTGCGGACGTTTTTCTCGACGATGGTGCCGGATGCCATTATTGAATCGGGCAAAATCGACGGCGCTGGCGAGTTCGGCATTTTCTTCCGCCTCGTTTTGCCTTTGTCGCTTCCAGGTCTTGCGACCATTGGCCTGTTCTGTACGCTAGGCTACTGGAATGATTGGTTCAATGCGCTGCTGTATATTGATTCTCCTAATTTGGTGCCGCTGCAATCCATGCTGATGCGAATTGAGAACAGCATGCAATTTATTATGAAAAATTCACAAAATGCTTCGCTAAGCGTGGGCGTGCTGCAATCCATGCCGCAGGATACGTCGCGTATGGCCATGGTCGTGCTGGCAACCGGCCCGATTGTGTTCGCTTATCCGTTTTTCCAGCGTTATTTTATTCAAGGCCTGACGGTAGGCGCTGTAAAAGAATAGATGCTGCTTATGAAAGGTTTAGAAATATTAATAGGCTATATAAGTTGAACCGAAGAAAGCAATGTGGCAGGGGAGAAACGGAGGGAAAGGTTGGAACTGGAGAGAGTAAAGCTTTCCGAAGGAAAGCCGCTTCGTAAGCATTAGCCTTTGTTTTCTTATTTCAACCTCAAAGAGGGATAATAAAGGAAATCAGAAAACAACAGCGGCCGGAAGTCCAATCTTTCTCGCAGTGACGACCTTCGCCATCATGCTTATCAATCGTTCAGCTTATATAGTCTAAAATAGATAAATAATCAAAGGAGCTACACTCATTATGGAACAATTCAGATTGCCCAAAATCCCGCTGCCAGAGCTTGCGCTGCCGCAAGCGGTTCAGCAGGTATTGGAAGAAGCAGAGCAGAAGCTTGCGCATCGCCCGAAGCTTGCGCAGCTGTTCAAAAACTGTTTCCCGAATACGCTGGAGACGACGACGAAGCTCTTGGACGACGGCACAACCTTTATTATCACGGGAGATATTCCTGCCATGTGGCTGCGCGATTCGGTGGAGCAGGTTATTCATTATGTGCCGCTGGCGAAAAATGACCCGTACTTGCGCCGTATCATTAGCGGCTTGATCAAGCGCCATATGGCCAACATTCTGATTGATCCTTATGCGAATGCCTTTAATGAATCGGCCAATGATTGGCACTGGAACACGACGGATGAGACAGACATGTCGCCGTGGGTGTGGGAGCGCAAGTTCGAGCTGGATTCCATCTGCTTCTCGATGCGTCTTGCTTATGCGTATTGGAAAGAGACCGAGCAAACCGATATTTTTGACTCCAGCTTTAAGGCAGCAATGCGCCGTATCGTGGAGCTTTGGAAAACCGAGCAGCGCCACTTTGAGCTTTCCCCTTACCGTTTTGTAAGGGACAACGGCATTCCTACCGATTCACTGCGAAATAGCGGAATGGGTATGCCGGTTAATTATACCGGAATGATCTGGTCGGGCTTCCGTCCGAGCGATGACGCTTGCGACTTCCATTACAACATTCCAGCGAATATGTTCGCGGTTGTAACGCTGCGGCAGATGAGAGAGATGGCGGAGTGGGTATTCCGCGATATGGCTTTTGTGAAGGAGCTTAAGCAGCTGGAGGAGGATGTCGAGCATGGTATTTTGCTGTATGGCATTTATCGTCACCCGGAATTTGGCCCTATTTATACTTATGAGACGGACGGCTTCGGCAACTATTGCTTAATGGATGACGCGGGCACGCCTGGCTTGCTCTCCATTACTTATTTGGGCTACACAACCGCTGATGATCCGATTTACCAAAACACGCGCAAATTTGCGCTTAGCAAGGAAAATCCTTTTTATTATGAAGGAACAATCGCGAAGGGCATCGGAAGTCCGCACACGCCGCAAGGCTATATTTGGCATATGGCGCTTTCGATGCAGGGCATTACTGCGAATAACGAGGAAGAGAAGCTGGCGATGATTGCTATGCTGGAAGCGACTGATGCCGATACCGGCTTTATGCATGAAGGCTTCCATGCAGATGATCCAGCCATTTTTACGCGAAAATGGTTTGCTTGGTCGAACAGCTTATTCTCGCAGCTTGTTTATCGGGCGATGAAGGATGGACTGCTATGAGCCAGCGGAATGTCATCATCTTTTATGATCCGTCCTTTCCTATAGCCTCGGAGTTCCCTTTGGAATTAGATGGTCTGCTTGCAGGAGCAGGCCGTGTTGTTCGGGCAGGCGAGCTTGCGGATGCGCTTGATGCTGCGAAAGCAGGAAGCTTCATCAATATGCATGCGCCTTACTTTCCGAAGCAGGCTTGGAGAGCTATCATCGGCTATTTGCGGCGCGGCGGCGGCTTGATCAGCTTGGGCGGCGCGCCATTCAAGCGTCCGGTTCGCCGCAGCGAGACTGGCGAGTGGCAGGTGGAGACGGAGCAGACGGCCTATCATCGCGAGCTTCATATTCATGAAATGCTGCCAGTCGCTGCTGCTCCCATAGCGGCGCTTGCAGCAGCGGAGGACCTTCCGCTGCTGGCGGGCAAGGAAGCGCTGTTCACTGTGGCGCCAACCTGGAATCTGGTGCCGCATGTGACGAAAAGCAGCGATTTGCCGCATCAAATGGGCTCTGCCGGCCCAATGGATGCCCATATTTACCCGCTGCTGAAGGGGATTTCCTCCAAGGGGCGCGAGGTAGCTGCGCCTGTCGTGCTTTGGGAAAATACGAAGGGGATTTTCGCAGGCGCGCGCTGGCTGTTCGTTAACCAGCCGCTGACGAAGGCGTTCTGGCTGGAAGGAGGAGCAGCAGAGCTTGCGCGCTGGGCAGCCTTTTGTGCCGCTGGTGTAACCGAGCTGTGGCTGAAGCCGAACTACGCTTCCTTCGAGCCGGGCGAGCGGGCGATGCTGACGCTACAGGTGCAGCAGCTTCGTCAGGAGCAAGCTGCCGGGTGCGAGTCCTCTGCTTATGAGCGTGCAGAGCAGAAAGCTGCTTTCGATGGACAGGCTGACCTGTACACGGCGGCGGAGTGGGATTTTGCTATAACGGTTGAGCATGACAGCTCGCAGCAGAATTGGACATGCCGTTTGCAGCAGAAGGCGGGCAAGCAGCAGCAGATTGTAAGGCTGCCCGTGCCGCTTGAGCTGCAAAGCGGCTACTATAAGGTCGTATGCCGAGCGGAATCGACGTCGGGCGAGGTGCGGATTTTGCGCCAGGGCTTCTGGGGCTTTGATCAAAAGCTGCTTACAGAGGGAAGCCCGGTGACGAGCGGACGGGATTATTTTCAGAAGGACGGGCGTCCGCTTCCTGTTGTTGGAATGACGTATATGACGTCGGATGTGGCGCGGAAGTTTCTGTTTTTGCCGAATGCTTCCGTATGGGACCGTGACATGGCGCAAATGCGCAAGGCCGGCATCAACTGGATTCGAACCGGTATTTGGACGGCATACCGCAATGTGATGCAGGTGGACGGCCATGCCTCCGAGGAGGCGCTGCGTTCGATCGACGCTTTTCTGCTGACGGCGAAGCGTCACGATTTGCAGGTGACCTTTACGTTCTTCTCCTTTACGCCGGAAACGTGGGAAGGGCTAAATCCTTATCTTGATCCGCGCAGCGTAGAGGCGCAGAAGCGTTTTGTGCGTGCGATCGTTTCTCGCCACAAGCAGACGATGAATGTCGACTGGGATTTGATCAATGAGCCGTCGATGTTTGATCCGCCGCGGATTTTCTCGAATGGGCCGCGTTCAGCGCGAGATCCTTTTGAACAGAAGGCTTATACCGCATGGCTGAAGCAGCGCCACGGATCGCTTGAGCGGCTCCAAGAGCTGTGGAATATGTCACCGGAGCAGCTGCCAAGCTATGAAGCGGCAGTGCCGCCGGAGCCGGAAGAAATCAACTTCGATGTGCAGGACATGCATCAGGGGAAAAATGGCACACGCTGGCTCGATTATGTGCTGTTCTCGATGGAGATGCACAATCGCTGGGCGAAGCAGCTGTATGCGGCGATCAAAGACGAATGCCCGGACCATATGGTAACGGTTGGTCAGGATGAGGCGCTGGGCGCTCAGCGCCCTTCGCCGTTTTTCTACGAGGAGGCCGCCGATTATACAACGGTTCACTCCTGGTGGCTGAACGATAATCTCGTGTGGGACAGCTTGTTTGCGAAAACAGCAAACAAACCGAATGTCGTGCAGGAAACTGGCATTATGTATGTGGAGACGCCAGATGGCAGAGCGAAGCGCTCGGAAACGGAGCTGCACAGCTTGCTGGAGCGCAAATATGCGTATGCCTTTGCGACAGGCGGTGCTGGTGCCGTCCAGTGGATCTGGAATACAAACTTCTATATGGACAATGCCAATGAATCGCATATCGGCGCACTGCGGGCGGATGGAACGGAAAAGCCGGAGGCGGATGTTTCGTATGATTTTGGCAGCTTTATGGAGCAGATTCGAGATTTATTCGAGGATCGCAAGCTGGAGGATACGGCGGTATTGTTCCCGTATTCCAACGACTTCTCCAATCGCAAGCTGGCGTTTGATGCGACAACGCGTGCGACACGTGTGCTCGCTTATGAGCTGAATACGCCATTCCGCGGCGCTTCGGAATATCATTTGCAGGAGCTGGAGGCGAATCCGCCGAAGCTGCTCCTTGTGCCGAGTGCGCACAACCTGGATGATGCGGCATTTGGTCGCCTAATTGCACTTGTAGAGCAAGCGGGCGTTACGTTATTATGGATGGGACCGATTGGCCTGGACGCTTATTGGAAAGCGAGCGATCGCTGCTCGAAGCTGCTTGGCCACCTTGAGCTTCGCAACGTGCAGCGCGAGGAACAGCTGCGTATTGGCGAAGCTGTCTATCCTGTTTCTTACGGCAATCGCCGAATTGCCGAGGTTTCGAAAGAGGTTCTAGTTAGCGGCGCTGCTGCGAGTGAAGCGGCTGTCAGTGATGCTGGCGCTGTTCATCGAGCAGCAAAGGGCGGCGACGAGCTTGTTGAGCTGGCTGTAGGCAAAGGACGTCTGATATGGAGTCCGCTGCCGCTGGAGCTCAACGAGCGTACGGAGCCGATTAAGGAGCTGTATCGTTATGCACTGGAGTCGGCCGGCTGCGAGCAGGAGCTGAATTGGCTGCAAGGCGGCAAGCTGCCGGGAATTTATGGGCGTAAGCTTACATTTAAGAGCGGCGCGCTATTCGTATTCGTATCCGAATCTGGATTCGATGCAAAGATTGAAGTGCAAGACCCGGCGACGGGAGGACGGTACGCTTTTTCACTGGAAAAGGATCGTTCTGTGCTGTTCGCAACGGATGCAAGCGGCAAGCTGCTTGCTGTCTATCGCCCCCATCAAGTAGAGGTAGCGGTTTCGCTGCCCGATCAACAGGAAGAAGGAAGAGGTGCGCAGTAATGGCTTCTAAAAGAAAAGCCCACATTATTTCCCACACACATTGGGATCGCGAATGGTATTTGCCATATGAGAAGCATCATGTGCTCCTCGTGAAGCTAATGGATACGCTGCTTCATACGCTGGATACGGACCCCGATTTCAAAAGCTTTTATTTGGACGGCCAGACGATCATTCTTGAGGATTATTTGCAGGTACGCCCGGAAAATCGGGAACGCCTTGAAAAATATATTAAAGAAGGACGTATTCCGATCGGTCCTTGGTACATTTTGCAGGATGCCTTTCTGACGAGCAGCGAAGCGAATTTGCGTAATTTGCAGCTGGGCCATCAGGATGCAAGCCGTTATGGCATCATTGCCAAGGTCGGCTACTTCCCGGATACGTTCGGGAACATCGGGCAGGCACCGCAAATTTTGCGACAAGCTGGCATTGATAATGCGATATTCGGCAGAGGCGTGAAGCCGACGGGCTTTAACAATACGGTAGCAGATTCAAATTATGAATCCTCATTCTCCGAGCTGCTGTGGGAAGGTCCTGACGGCTCGCGCGTGCTGGGCATTCTTTTTGCCAACTGGTATTGCAACGGCATGGAGGTTCCAGTAGACGAGCAGGAGGCGAAGCTCTATTGGGACAAAAAGCTGGAGGAGGCCGAGAAATATGCGGCTACTGGCGAGCTGCTGTTCATGAACGGCTGCGATCATCAGCCTATTCAGCAGGATTTGTCCGCGGCGCTGGCGACAGCAAGAAAGCTGTACCCGGATACGGATTTTATCCACTCCAACTTTGAGGATTATTTGGCAGCGGTAAACAGCGGACTTGACCGCGAGCTTTCGGTCGTGAAGGGCGAGCTGCGCAGCCAACGTACAGATGGCTGGTCTACACTTGTGAACACGGCTTCGGCACGCGTTTATTTGAAGCAAATGAATCAGCTCGGCCAAGCGATGCTCGAAAAGGTAGCGGAGCCGCTTGCGACGATTGCCCACAAGCTTGGACAGGAATACCCGCATCATCTGTTTACCTATGCTTGGAAAACCTTAATGCAAAACCATCCGCATGACAGCATTTGCGGCTGCAGCGTGGACGAGGTGCACCGCGAGATGGTCACTCGTTTTGACAAGAGCCGTCATGTTGCGGAGACGATTGTTGCCGATAGCACACAAGCGATTGCCGAAGCGGTGGATACCTCGGTATTCGCTTCGTATGGTGAAGCTGCACTGCCGTTCGTTGTTTATAACACGACAGGCTGGGAGCGCAGTGGCGTTGTAGAAATTGAGCTTGATGTGGAGCGTCTATACTTCCGTGAAGGCTTGCCGCTGCCTGAGGTGAATCGCCGGATGAATGCCGTCGATATTTCGGGCAGAGTGCTCGTAGACACTAACGGCGCAGCGGTTGCTTGCTCTGTGGAGGATTTGGGGCTGCAGTTTGGCTATGATCTGCCGGATGATAAGTTCCGCCAGCCTTACATGTGCCGCCGAGTGAAGCTGACGTTCGCTGCGGTGAACGTGCCAGCGCTTGGACTGTCGTCCTATGCATGGGTTCGTCATGCTGCTGGAGCAGAGGTTGGGTTGGCGGGCGAAGCGGTTGCGAGTGCGAGTACTAGTGCTAGTGCTAGTGCTAGTGCAGCGGCTAAGCTTGCGAATCCGGCTGTGCTTGAAAATGAATGGCTGCAAGTCGCTATCGCTGAAGATGGCTCCTATGATTTGACGGACAAGCAAAGCGGTCAAGTATACCGTGGGCTTGGTGTTTATGAGAATACAGGCGATATCGGCAATGAATATATGTACAAGCAGCCGGATAACGAGCAGGCGATTACGACGAAGGGCTTGAAAGCAACGATTCGTTTAGTGGAGCAAAACGCTTATCGTACCGCTTATGAAATCGTGCATGAATGGGAGGTTCCGGCTTCGGCGGATGAAACGTTCGAGCTTGAGAAGCAGGAAGCTGTTTATTACCCTGAGCGTAAAGCACAGCGTGTGACGGACATGGTGCCGCTCACGATTAAGACAGTTATTGCGCTTTCCAGCAGCTCCAGAAGCTTGGAACTACAAGCTTCGTTTAACAATCAGGCGAAGGATCATCGCGTTCGCGTGCTGTTCCCGACGGATGTAGAGACGGCGGTTCATCATGTGGATT
This window encodes:
- a CDS encoding sensor histidine kinase — encoded protein: MKLQRLYDQYVRNNLFMKMILLFVLITTGTIVTFAYFMYDFMSQSIVRNELENQKKAMDSVNSYMTRKYDSVQSMMVDVYRNEPLSLNLSYFLQNPFDDYMKFRLDQNIDETSASLPKGLDYFDNKLEDDPDIENLLLYSSNRQFLYVYKKNHVTKLISSNASRSYIPDAMAQEDTRVSVPNIWVRRAIEQHDPELYAFRLPINDKQTLKGLGQLLVYFKSENIAQVLKNYEGQLKGYIVVLNPAGEVLFDSSDKYYGQMYPYMDQLDTLYGTAMLEQESYVTTLTQNQAGFIVVGVAPKAEVAAAAQGLKQMIMLISALCIAVVLLVPTLAVVNFAKRTNKIIRFMRKVESGELGARIQDDRGDELGQIARSFNDMLDELSRHIDTVYKAEIKQKHTELAALQARVNPHFLYNTLEVIRMRAVSQGAKDVGEMIYSLSVLFKSFVQPKGSNTLKDELETARLYLELFRIRYKDRLAYAIFCEEGLGDKQVMRMALQPLIENYVVHGLRPRSMDNEVQVDVRRKEERIWVTIADNGSGISSKQLEEIRQRLALPEEAGGDSFGLRSVHERLQLLYGSEYGLDIDSKEGEGTTVTLSFPYDKEAEHV
- a CDS encoding response regulator transcription factor — translated: MYRVFIVDDEPFIIDGLYDIIDWSAFGLEIVGSAENGQEALAALMDLPADILLTDISMPTMDGLTLIREVRKFRPDLKMIILSGYSEFNYIKEGLKLGVENYLLKPINLDELQETLAGTIDKLNASKADRLFSEYDIRILRDNILYRWLTGRIAPNELQERMELLQLSLDRPYVVTAVIRTDEPSSPAYEAAQRLALQDSSMLPFVDIDGDLVIVFMLDEPEEGKRKAIEKLRGMQPKLARRVMRLSIGSAEAMGEAAPRSYANAKKAQEYFLLHDDLEILDYDLLVQGEASGTANEAAAPLDWPSFARLIKARDIEKLHEAIEAEFERCHAREGITPAFIQSMAIELMIRFKMELREIKQTDQPELYEAGFAKIMQLASIDGLMAVVKEAAALTVESLLRDVKSPIIQLVLSEVHEHYAQPLSLKLLGQQYHIHPVYLGHLFQKETNETFTEYINKYRIGKAQQLLKETQLKVQEIAATVGYWETGYFYKQFKKYVGISPTEYKGLL
- a CDS encoding ABC transporter substrate-binding protein, with translation MSNKRKRFMPLLALLMVASLVLGACGSKNESGGEAGTAEKPVELIWYTIGTPQKDVDKVMAEVSKYTAEKIGVTIKMNMVDWGDYAQKLQVMTASGDPVDIMFTASWAFDYVQNARKGAFLQIDDLLKEKGQGIVSALDPAFLEGSKVDGHNYGIPANKELPAQEVWRFNKQLLDKYGLDISGVNTLESLEPLLKTIKENEPDVYALAVDKNQMPYVKYDYIIEKLPMAVALDTTDYKIVNVLDTPEMKQILGTMHKYYKAGYIPTEAATMDSMTDAQTTGKWFADRATSQPFADNLWSASYGYPVVSTPASDALIYNWSVMGSMQAISANSAYPEKAMEFLNLLNTDPVLRNMIDSGIEGVHYKKVSDTVMENLDESKNYDMPTFSLGNLMITYLNTTDPANKWEEFKKFNDAGTVAPLLGFNFDTSKVTTEIASVQNVKEEYWAALMTGTVDPEVYLPRANEKFKAAGLDKIIEEAQRQLDEWRAANGK
- a CDS encoding ABC transporter permease subunit, with product MGAIGRFFKDMNKNTAMLLMVLPATAWFILFSYLPMAGMIIAFKEYRYSRNGFLASIMESKWVGFQNFKFLFSTNDAYIITRNTVLYNVVFIVLGLVIAVAMAIMLAEITNKRLAKLYQTGMFLPYFLSWVIVGYFVYSFLSLDRGVFNQIAEMLGMDPVNWYSSPGYWPVMIVVVFLWKSVGYNSVIYLAAIMGIDKSLYEAAMIDGANKWQQIRNVTLPMLMPLMTILTLLAIGKIFYADFGLFFQVPRDSGTLYSVTNVIDTYVYRGLKSTGEIGMTTAAGLYQSIIGFILVITSNGIVRKFNKDNALF